A window of Haloarchaeobius litoreus contains these coding sequences:
- a CDS encoding NfeD family protein: MAPLLDVDLLPFLLFLAGTGLMILEALAPGAHFIVIGIALFVAGLIGMLFSPLGTAPAMAIMVLAIGLATLWVYREFDFYGGKGTGKTSSSDDLHGARATVTRTVTSTEGQVRVIEGGGFNPNYSARSEFGELPEGTEVIVTDPGGGNVLNVAPTDREDDIDRELRRERERRERDSSVESEGDNEDVEPA; this comes from the coding sequence ATGGCACCGCTACTCGACGTCGACCTGCTCCCGTTCCTGCTGTTTCTGGCCGGTACGGGGCTGATGATACTGGAGGCGCTCGCGCCCGGCGCGCACTTCATCGTCATCGGCATCGCGCTCTTCGTCGCGGGTCTCATCGGGATGCTGTTCTCCCCGCTGGGCACCGCGCCGGCGATGGCGATAATGGTCCTCGCCATCGGCCTCGCGACGCTGTGGGTCTACCGCGAGTTCGACTTCTACGGCGGGAAGGGGACCGGGAAGACGAGCAGCTCCGACGACCTCCACGGTGCGCGGGCGACGGTGACCCGGACGGTCACCTCGACGGAGGGACAGGTCAGGGTCATCGAGGGCGGCGGCTTCAACCCGAACTACAGCGCCCGGAGCGAGTTCGGGGAGTTACCGGAGGGGACGGAGGTCATCGTCACCGACCCCGGCGGTGGCAACGTGCTGAACGTCGCACCGACCGACCGGGAGGACGACATCGACCGCGAGCTCAGGCGGGAACGCGAACGCCGCGAACGCGATTCCTCGGTGGAGTCCGAGGGCGACAACGAGGACGTCGAGCCGGCCTGA
- a CDS encoding DUF7312 domain-containing protein produces MEDESTRDGDDGTPEEPSPPGPSTDGPDATEDDLDATEDEPDAADGPDEFEWVDDGDWDPPTVERRASDDAQAVAVGYVDMDEVIEPGDVSLENAVFVAIGVLGTVGLVFYIVQLAG; encoded by the coding sequence ATGGAGGACGAATCGACGCGAGACGGGGACGACGGCACGCCCGAGGAGCCGTCACCCCCCGGCCCGTCCACGGACGGCCCCGACGCGACGGAGGACGACCTCGACGCGACGGAGGACGAGCCCGACGCTGCGGACGGCCCCGACGAGTTCGAGTGGGTCGACGACGGTGACTGGGACCCGCCGACCGTCGAGCGGCGCGCGAGCGACGACGCCCAGGCCGTCGCGGTCGGCTACGTGGACATGGACGAGGTCATCGAACCCGGCGACGTGAGTCTGGAGAACGCGGTGTTCGTCGCCATCGGTGTCCTCGGGACCGTCGGGTTAGTGTTCTACATCGTCCAGCTCGCAGGTTGA
- the pyk gene encoding pyruvate kinase has protein sequence MRNAKIVCTLGPATESVSAIRELAEAGMSVGRINSSHGTLESRAELVEHLQQVDEETSEPVAAMVDLQGPEVRTAPLSDPIVVESGSTVRFVEGDTATPTEIGLSYDIRAVEPGDSVLLDDGRIETTVERVEDDAVVVHVDAGGELGGRKGVNTPGVDLNLDVVTEKDRRDLEQAAEHEVDFVAASFVRSAADVVEVSEVLEGFGVDIPVIAKIERAGAVENLDEIIDTSYGVMVARGDLGVECPMEDVPMIQKRIIRKCRGTGTPVITATEMLDSMVEERRPTRAEASDVANAVLDGTDAVMLSAETAIGNHPATVVEAMDRIVRQVERSEEYEELNEQRVPPAGDSRTDALARSARYLARDVGASAVVAASESGYTALKTAKYRPGVPVVATTPRDRVRRQLSLTWGVAAQYAPFDADGIDAVIENAVQAALASGIAESGDTVVVLSGMMTELEGTQTTNTLKVHVAAETLATGRSVVSGYVTGPVVRTTDGDISEVPEGAVLALDPSFEGEFEGDVTRIGGIVDARPGMTGYPAMVAREVDVPMVSGADLAAVADGTTVTVDADRGVVYEGEIRRRDDTGVRPTGV, from the coding sequence ATGAGAAACGCGAAGATCGTCTGTACACTCGGTCCAGCGACCGAGTCCGTGAGTGCGATCCGGGAGCTCGCCGAGGCGGGGATGTCCGTCGGACGGATCAACTCGAGCCACGGCACCCTGGAGTCGCGAGCCGAACTCGTCGAGCACCTCCAGCAGGTCGACGAGGAGACGTCCGAGCCGGTCGCGGCGATGGTCGACCTCCAGGGGCCGGAGGTCCGCACTGCGCCGCTTTCCGACCCCATCGTCGTCGAGAGCGGCTCGACGGTCCGATTCGTCGAGGGCGACACCGCCACGCCGACCGAGATCGGCCTCTCCTACGACATCCGGGCGGTCGAACCGGGCGACAGCGTCCTCCTCGACGACGGACGCATCGAGACGACCGTCGAGCGCGTCGAGGACGACGCGGTCGTCGTCCACGTCGATGCCGGCGGCGAGCTCGGCGGGCGCAAGGGCGTCAACACGCCCGGGGTGGACCTGAACCTCGACGTCGTCACCGAGAAGGACCGACGGGACCTCGAACAGGCCGCCGAGCACGAGGTCGACTTCGTCGCGGCGAGCTTCGTCCGGAGTGCGGCCGACGTGGTCGAGGTGTCCGAGGTGCTGGAGGGGTTCGGCGTGGATATCCCGGTCATCGCGAAGATCGAACGCGCCGGCGCGGTCGAGAACCTCGACGAGATCATCGATACCTCGTACGGCGTCATGGTGGCCCGGGGCGACCTCGGTGTCGAGTGCCCGATGGAGGACGTGCCGATGATACAGAAGCGCATCATCCGCAAGTGCCGGGGGACGGGGACGCCGGTCATCACGGCGACGGAGATGCTCGACTCGATGGTCGAGGAGCGCCGGCCGACCCGTGCGGAGGCCTCGGACGTGGCCAACGCCGTCCTCGACGGCACCGACGCCGTGATGCTCTCGGCGGAGACCGCCATCGGCAACCACCCGGCCACAGTGGTCGAGGCGATGGACCGCATCGTCCGGCAGGTCGAGCGCAGCGAGGAGTACGAGGAGCTCAACGAGCAGCGGGTCCCGCCCGCTGGCGACTCGCGGACCGACGCGCTCGCTCGCTCCGCTCGCTACCTCGCCCGCGACGTGGGTGCGAGCGCGGTCGTCGCCGCGTCGGAGTCCGGGTACACCGCGCTGAAGACCGCGAAGTACCGTCCGGGGGTTCCCGTCGTCGCGACGACGCCACGGGACCGGGTGCGCCGGCAGCTCTCGTTGACGTGGGGCGTCGCCGCCCAGTACGCCCCGTTCGACGCCGACGGCATCGACGCAGTCATCGAGAACGCGGTGCAGGCCGCGCTCGCGTCCGGGATCGCCGAAAGCGGCGACACGGTGGTCGTCCTCTCCGGCATGATGACCGAACTGGAGGGCACTCAGACGACGAACACGCTCAAGGTCCACGTGGCGGCGGAGACGCTCGCCACGGGTCGGTCGGTCGTCTCGGGCTACGTGACTGGCCCGGTAGTGCGAACGACCGACGGTGACATCTCGGAGGTACCCGAGGGAGCCGTGCTCGCGCTCGACCCCAGCTTCGAGGGCGAGTTCGAGGGCGACGTGACCCGCATCGGCGGCATCGTCGACGCGCGGCCCGGCATGACCGGCTACCCCGCGATGGTCGCCCGGGAGGTCGACGTTCCGATGGTCAGCGGCGCGGACCTCGCGGCCGTCGCCGACGGCACCACCGTCACCGTCGACGCCGACCGGGGCGTCGTCTACGAGGGCGAGATACGGCGACGGGACGACACCGGTGTGCGACCCACCGGGGTTTAG
- a CDS encoding GYD domain-containing protein translates to MATYISLVRLRDRDINSVQELATVWGELKVETEEFDATLEDTYAILGDYDFVVVFDAAGRDEAFRVALAMERHGLDMQTMEAIPTEDFAELVTDI, encoded by the coding sequence ATGGCCACGTACATATCGCTGGTCCGCCTCCGCGACAGGGACATCAACAGCGTCCAGGAGCTCGCCACGGTCTGGGGCGAACTCAAGGTCGAGACCGAGGAGTTCGACGCGACGCTCGAGGACACCTACGCCATCCTCGGGGACTACGACTTCGTCGTCGTCTTCGACGCGGCCGGCCGCGACGAGGCGTTCCGCGTCGCACTCGCGATGGAACGCCACGGCCTCGACATGCAGACGATGGAAGCCATCCCGACCGAGGACTTCGCCGAGCTCGTCACCGACATCTGA
- the metG gene encoding methionine--tRNA ligase produces MSHDDFPTAQPAVVTCGLPYANGDLHVGHLRSYTAGDVLSRSLEKLGQQTAFVCGSDMHGTPIAVNADEAGVSPEEFAMEYHEQYQETFPQFNVEFDNYGHTHDETNTELTQSIVETLEEKGYVYEKEIKVAWDPIEDQPLPDRYVEGTCPYCGEHARGDECDEGCGRHLEPGEIEDPVSTRTGNPAEYRERPHRFFEVSELSEYLSGFLDRLEGTSNARNQPREWIESGLEDWCITRDLDWGIDYPGEEDLVLYVWVDAPIEYISSTKQYSDRVGADEYDWEQVWKETDSGEAGGEVVHVIGRDIIQHHTIFWPAMLEVAEFSEPRAVCATGFVTINGKGLSTSRNRAIWAQEYLDEGFHPDLLRYYLTTMGGFQQDLDFSWDRFQERVNGELVGTVGNFLYRSLLFAYRNFGGTPDADLSAEVEERIEEAVDDFTAAVNEYEIRKAGDAAVKLAQFGNEYIQRNEPWKLDDDEAAPVIRDCVQLAKAVTVLIEPVAPEKAEAAWAQVGGEGDVHDVTLDAALEPPAAEFDEPAELFEQVEDERVEELNEKLAERVAEAASGDDEAGDADDETESEESGGDDGSDVSDELDPLLDERIGFDDFEALDIRVGRIESAVPVEGADKLAKLEVDIGFETRQVVAGIKQLHDLDELPGTKVVLLANMEKAELFGVESNGMVLAAGEQADLLTTHGDAEPGTKVR; encoded by the coding sequence ATGAGCCACGACGACTTCCCGACGGCACAGCCAGCGGTGGTGACGTGTGGGTTGCCGTACGCGAACGGCGACCTGCACGTCGGCCACCTCAGATCGTACACAGCCGGCGACGTGCTGAGCCGGAGCCTGGAGAAGCTGGGCCAGCAGACGGCGTTCGTCTGCGGGTCGGACATGCACGGCACGCCCATCGCTGTGAACGCGGACGAAGCCGGGGTCTCGCCGGAAGAGTTCGCGATGGAGTACCACGAGCAGTATCAGGAGACGTTCCCGCAGTTCAACGTCGAGTTCGACAACTACGGGCACACGCACGACGAGACGAACACCGAGCTCACCCAGTCCATCGTGGAGACGCTGGAGGAGAAGGGCTACGTCTACGAGAAGGAGATCAAGGTCGCCTGGGACCCCATCGAGGACCAGCCGCTGCCGGACCGCTACGTCGAGGGCACCTGCCCGTACTGCGGCGAGCACGCCCGCGGCGACGAGTGCGACGAGGGCTGTGGCCGCCACCTCGAACCCGGCGAGATAGAGGACCCCGTCTCGACGCGGACGGGGAATCCGGCCGAGTACCGCGAGCGGCCGCACCGGTTCTTCGAGGTGTCCGAGCTGTCGGAGTACCTCAGCGGCTTCCTCGACCGGCTGGAGGGCACGTCGAACGCCCGGAACCAGCCGCGGGAGTGGATCGAGTCCGGCCTCGAGGACTGGTGTATCACCCGCGACCTCGACTGGGGCATCGACTACCCCGGCGAGGAGGACCTCGTGCTGTACGTCTGGGTGGACGCGCCCATCGAGTACATCTCGTCGACGAAGCAGTACAGCGACCGCGTCGGGGCCGACGAGTACGACTGGGAGCAGGTCTGGAAGGAGACGGACTCCGGCGAGGCGGGCGGCGAGGTCGTCCACGTCATCGGTCGGGACATCATCCAGCACCACACCATCTTCTGGCCGGCGATGCTGGAGGTCGCTGAGTTCTCGGAGCCGCGTGCGGTCTGTGCGACCGGTTTCGTCACCATCAACGGGAAGGGCCTCTCCACCTCGCGGAACCGCGCCATCTGGGCGCAGGAGTACCTCGACGAGGGGTTCCACCCGGACCTGCTGCGGTACTACCTGACGACGATGGGCGGCTTCCAGCAGGACCTCGACTTCTCCTGGGACCGCTTCCAGGAGCGCGTCAACGGCGAACTCGTCGGGACGGTCGGCAACTTCCTCTATCGGAGCCTGCTCTTCGCCTACCGGAACTTCGGCGGCACGCCGGACGCCGACCTCTCCGCGGAGGTCGAAGAGCGCATCGAGGAGGCCGTCGACGACTTCACGGCGGCGGTCAACGAGTACGAGATCAGGAAGGCCGGCGACGCCGCGGTGAAGCTCGCCCAGTTCGGTAACGAGTACATCCAGCGCAACGAGCCCTGGAAGCTCGACGACGACGAGGCCGCGCCGGTCATCCGCGACTGCGTCCAGCTCGCGAAGGCGGTCACCGTCCTCATCGAGCCCGTCGCCCCGGAGAAGGCTGAGGCCGCGTGGGCCCAGGTCGGCGGGGAGGGCGACGTACACGACGTGACGCTCGACGCCGCGCTGGAGCCCCCGGCGGCCGAGTTCGACGAGCCGGCCGAGCTGTTCGAGCAGGTCGAGGACGAGCGCGTCGAGGAGCTGAACGAGAAGCTCGCCGAGCGCGTCGCCGAGGCCGCGTCGGGCGACGACGAAGCCGGCGACGCAGACGACGAGACCGAAAGCGAGGAGTCGGGGGGCGACGACGGCTCGGACGTGAGCGACGAACTCGACCCCCTGCTGGACGAGCGCATCGGCTTCGACGACTTCGAGGCGCTGGACATCCGCGTCGGCCGCATCGAGAGCGCCGTGCCCGTCGAGGGCGCGGACAAGCTGGCGAAGCTCGAGGTCGACATCGGCTTCGAGACGCGCCAGGTCGTCGCCGGCATCAAGCAGCTCCACGACCTCGACGAACTGCCGGGGACGAAGGTCGTCCTGCTGGCGAACATGGAGAAGGCCGAACTGTTCGGCGTCGAGTCCAACGGGATGGTGCTCGCGGCGGGCGAGCAGGCCGACCTGCTGACGACCCACGGCGACGCCGAGCCGGGCACGAAGGTTCGCTGA
- a CDS encoding DUF7518 family protein, translated as MPKNRVEDLESTVDELEATVRGLTEELVETKERVRILESELEEERAADSGVESVDEMLTPEPGESVDRSEAEQEEVEQAAAQARNEAAKDHEGEGGDDSEESELGDDIIVA; from the coding sequence ATGCCGAAGAACCGGGTGGAAGACCTCGAGTCCACCGTGGACGAGCTCGAAGCGACCGTTCGCGGACTGACGGAGGAACTGGTCGAAACGAAAGAACGCGTTCGCATCCTCGAATCCGAACTCGAAGAGGAGCGAGCAGCCGACTCGGGCGTCGAGTCGGTCGACGAGATGCTCACGCCGGAACCGGGCGAGAGCGTCGACCGTTCCGAGGCCGAACAGGAGGAAGTGGAGCAGGCGGCCGCACAGGCCCGGAACGAAGCCGCTAAGGACCACGAGGGGGAAGGCGGGGACGACAGCGAGGAGTCCGAGCTCGGCGACGACATCATCGTCGCGTAA